A region of Tachyglossus aculeatus isolate mTacAcu1 unplaced genomic scaffold, mTacAcu1.pri SUPER_32, whole genome shotgun sequence DNA encodes the following proteins:
- the LOC119921898 gene encoding olfactory receptor 14A2-like, which yields MFNVTKVTEFLLLGFSEVRELQLVHAAMFLLVYLAALTGNLLIVAVTALDRRLHTPMYFFLRNLSILDLCLISVTVPKSIHSSLTDHRSISFLGCASQVFSVVLFATSELFVLTAMSYDRYAAICLPLRYEVLMDRGACSKMAAASWLGGGLFAVMSSSGTFSLPFCGSFLIPQFFCDIASVVRLSCSETHPVIVVLLVTGTLSGVFCFVSILVSYARIFWAVLRMPAHEGRAKAFSTCLPHLTVTTMFFTTAIFATLKPSSGSSSALDMVLSVFYVVMPPALNPLIYSLRNRDVKAAVGRVLVGSPFTQGRKLLLLT from the coding sequence atgttcaatgtcaccaaggtaacggaattcctgctcctgggattctcagaggtccgggagctgcagttggtccacgctgcgatgttcctcctggtctacctggcggccctgacggggaatctcctcatcgtcgctgtcaccgccctcgatcggcgcctccacacccctatgtacttcttccttaggaatctgtccatcctcgacctctgcctcatctccgtcaccgtccccaaatccatccacagctccctgaccgaccatagatccatttccttcctgggctgtgcctcccaggtcttctccgtggttctgtttgctacctcagagctgttcgtcctcacggcgatgtcctacgaccgttaTGCTgccatctgtcttcccctgcgctacgaggttctcatggaccgaggggcttgtagcaagatggcggccgcctcatggctcggcggggggttgtttgcagtgatgtcatcctctgggacgttctccctacccttctgcggttccttcctgatcccacagttcttctgtgatatcgcctccgtggtccgactctcctgctccgaaacgcaccccGTCATCGTTGTGCTTCTAGTCACCGGAACCCTTTCAGGCGtcttctgctttgtctccatcCTCGTTTCGTACgcgcgcatcttctgggccgtgctgaggatgccggcccaCGAAGGCcgggctaaagccttctccacatgcctgccccacctcaccgtaACGACTATGTTTTTCACCACGGCTATCTTCGCTACTTTAAAACCATcttcaggctcctcttctgctctgGATATGGTACTGTCTGTGTTCTACGTTgtgatgccccccgccctgaaccctctcatctacagcctgagaaacagggacgtgaaggcggCGGTGGGGAGGGTCTTAGTTGGGAGTCCTTTCACGCAGGGAAGAAAGCTTCTCCTTCTGACTTGA